Proteins encoded by one window of Candidatus Stoquefichus sp. SB1:
- a CDS encoding PTS sugar transporter subunit IIA → MLLRDMLDERLIQFHMDVKNKEDAIYKISELMFQAGKVTNQEQYRQAVFEREKEFATGIGNGIAIPHCQSDCVKEAAFTLIKLDQSIEWGSLDDLPVNYIIMLAAPNSSDNVHLKMLSTLAMNLMDEDFRSGLINASSVEEIKKIFATKGE, encoded by the coding sequence ATGTTATTGAGGGATATGCTTGATGAACGACTGATTCAGTTTCATATGGATGTTAAAAATAAAGAAGATGCGATTTATAAAATATCTGAATTAATGTTTCAGGCTGGAAAAGTGACAAATCAAGAACAATATAGACAAGCAGTTTTTGAAAGAGAAAAAGAATTTGCAACAGGGATTGGAAATGGTATTGCGATTCCACATTGTCAAAGTGATTGTGTAAAAGAAGCAGCTTTTACTTTAATAAAACTTGATCAATCTATTGAATGGGGATCTCTTGATGATTTACCTGTCAATTATATTATTATGTTGGCTGCCCCAAATTCGTCTGATAATGTTCATTTAAAAATGTTATCGACACTTGCTATGAATTTAATGGATGAAGATTTTAGGTCCGGACTCATAAATGCTTCATCTGTTGAAGAAATAAAAAAAATATTTGCTACGAAGGGAGAATAG
- a CDS encoding iron-containing alcohol dehydrogenase translates to MLNFEFSTPTKIIFGKGTHGEVGKEIKVRGYHKVLIHYGGTFLEENGVLDTVHKSLSDAGIAYIDFDGVVPNPRLKRAQEGVELCKKEGVDFILAIGGGSAIDSAKTIAYGLANDFDLEDLFLGKVTTTKIAPIGCISTIAATGSETSNSTVIDIETEDQGILKRSYNHDCARPLFAIMNPELTYTLPIYQTCSGAADIMMHTMERYFTNVEDVQLIDRISEGLLVTVRDEALKVIQDPTNYEVRANLMWAGSLSHNGLTGTGRIGDFATHKIGHELSAMFDATHGASLTAVWSSWAHYVYKTNIPRFAQFAVKVFAVEPNFHNLEETALKGIEAWDQWCHQIGMPTSLKELGINPTDEQVIEMAQKAADTGNGVIGGFMKLEKEDIIKIYQAAKG, encoded by the coding sequence ATGTTAAATTTTGAATTTTCTACACCTACCAAGATTATATTTGGTAAAGGAACCCATGGTGAAGTGGGTAAAGAAATTAAAGTCAGAGGATATCACAAAGTCTTAATCCATTATGGAGGTACTTTTTTAGAAGAAAATGGAGTTTTAGATACTGTTCATAAAAGTTTAAGTGATGCAGGTATTGCTTATATTGATTTTGATGGTGTTGTTCCTAACCCAAGACTTAAAAGAGCACAAGAAGGTGTTGAGCTTTGTAAAAAAGAAGGGGTTGATTTTATTTTGGCTATTGGTGGTGGTTCAGCTATTGATTCTGCTAAAACGATTGCCTATGGTTTAGCCAATGATTTTGATTTAGAAGACTTGTTTTTAGGAAAAGTCACAACAACTAAGATTGCACCAATTGGATGTATATCAACCATTGCAGCAACTGGTTCTGAAACAAGTAATTCTACTGTTATCGATATTGAAACAGAAGATCAAGGTATTTTAAAAAGATCTTACAATCATGATTGTGCAAGACCTTTATTTGCTATTATGAATCCTGAATTAACTTATACATTACCAATTTATCAAACATGCAGTGGTGCCGCAGATATTATGATGCATACTATGGAACGTTATTTTACAAATGTAGAAGATGTTCAATTGATTGATCGTATATCAGAAGGGTTGCTTGTCACTGTAAGAGATGAAGCATTAAAAGTTATTCAAGATCCAACCAATTATGAAGTTCGTGCCAATCTCATGTGGGCTGGAAGTTTGTCTCATAATGGGTTAACGGGAACAGGACGTATTGGTGATTTTGCAACACATAAAATTGGGCATGAATTAAGTGCCATGTTTGATGCAACTCATGGTGCCAGCTTAACAGCAGTTTGGTCAAGTTGGGCTCATTATGTTTATAAGACAAACATTCCAAGATTTGCTCAGTTTGCAGTTAAGGTCTTTGCAGTTGAACCTAATTTTCATAACTTAGAAGAGACTGCTCTAAAAGGTATTGAAGCTTGGGATCAATGGTGTCATCAAATTGGGATGCCTACTTCACTTAAAGAATTAGGAATTAATCCAACAGATGAACAAGTCATTGAAATGGCACAAAAAGCTGCTGATACAGGAAATGGTGTTATTGGTGGATTTATGAAATTAGAAAAAGAAGATATTATAAAAATCTATCAGGCAGCTAAAGGGTAA
- a CDS encoding ECF transporter S component: MKKKTKIQMVMTIGITLNVIGALIAMTFSIPFYMDSIGTILVAGLLGPKYAMLTGVLGSLTSGFTFDIYSFYYAPVQLLTGFFAGILYHTAWLQGKKTPIGSLLVGIPTSIASAMITAYLFGGLTAGSSSAFVFLFHNLGLNLVVSIFVVQILTDYTDKLLAVYLTRLIIERGNLMEKWGIAWKDTATLQTKQKEKSFS, encoded by the coding sequence ATGAAAAAGAAAACAAAGATTCAAATGGTTATGACCATTGGAATCACTTTGAATGTGATTGGCGCATTGATAGCCATGACATTCTCTATTCCATTTTATATGGATTCTATTGGCACGATTTTGGTTGCTGGATTACTTGGTCCAAAATATGCCATGTTAACAGGTGTTTTAGGAAGTTTGACAAGTGGTTTCACTTTCGACATCTATTCCTTTTATTATGCTCCTGTCCAATTGCTGACGGGATTTTTTGCAGGCATCCTTTATCACACCGCTTGGTTACAAGGGAAAAAGACACCAATTGGAAGTCTACTCGTTGGTATTCCAACCTCAATCGCAAGTGCCATGATAACAGCTTATCTTTTTGGCGGATTGACTGCTGGCAGTAGCAGTGCCTTTGTCTTTTTATTTCATAACCTTGGATTAAATCTTGTTGTGAGTATATTTGTTGTTCAAATATTAACTGACTATACAGATAAACTGCTTGCTGTGTATTTGACACGTTTGATTATTGAAAGAGGAAACTTAATGGAGAAATGGGGGATAGCATGGAAAGATACAGCCACATTACAAACAAAACAAAAAGAGAAATCGTTCTCTTAA
- a CDS encoding PTS fructose transporter subunit IIC: MAEIKRKNAQKKSQGAILKDSIMTGISYMIPVIVGGGVLQAIAKMLGGYDIASHMDQIDTFAKVIMLIGTSLWNFTVPAVAAFTAYALADKPGIAPGLAMGTLANSINAGFVGGLVGGVMVGYVVLWMKKIPIPKNLQGVMPILVIPTVTTLVCGLMMYYVVGNPIAWCMTAMQNWLLSLNTGSKFVFGAAVGAMMCVDMGGPVSKAAAMVTNGLNADGFFIPTSAKMCSGMTAPLGIAIATFIGGKKKFDAVDRENAKSAVMLSCVYIEEAVIPFLIKDPVRVVVSCMIGGGITGGLCMVTSLASPAVHGGIFVIPMTSNPLLFIGLWLLGSCITGVIYALWKKPLAVEVK, translated from the coding sequence ATGGCTGAGATTAAGAGAAAGAATGCCCAAAAGAAAAGTCAGGGTGCGATTTTAAAAGACTCAATTATGACTGGTATTTCTTATATGATTCCAGTTATCGTTGGTGGTGGTGTTTTACAGGCGATTGCAAAAATGTTAGGTGGTTATGACATTGCAAGTCATATGGATCAAATTGATACTTTTGCAAAAGTTATTATGTTAATTGGAACAAGTTTATGGAATTTCACAGTTCCTGCAGTTGCAGCTTTTACAGCTTATGCTTTGGCTGATAAGCCAGGGATTGCGCCTGGACTTGCAATGGGAACATTAGCAAACTCTATTAACGCTGGATTTGTTGGTGGTCTTGTTGGTGGAGTTATGGTTGGATATGTTGTTTTATGGATGAAGAAAATTCCTATTCCAAAGAACTTGCAAGGTGTTATGCCTATCCTGGTGATTCCAACTGTGACAACTCTGGTTTGTGGATTGATGATGTATTATGTTGTAGGGAATCCAATTGCCTGGTGTATGACTGCTATGCAAAATTGGTTATTAAGTTTAAATACAGGTTCTAAGTTTGTATTTGGTGCTGCTGTTGGAGCGATGATGTGTGTTGATATGGGTGGTCCTGTAAGCAAAGCAGCTGCAATGGTAACAAATGGTTTAAATGCTGATGGGTTCTTTATTCCAACATCTGCTAAGATGTGTTCTGGTATGACAGCACCTCTTGGTATTGCGATTGCAACTTTTATTGGTGGAAAGAAAAAATTTGATGCTGTTGATCGTGAGAATGCAAAATCTGCTGTGATGTTATCTTGTGTTTATATTGAAGAAGCTGTTATTCCTTTCTTAATAAAGGATCCTGTGAGAGTTGTTGTTTCTTGTATGATTGGTGGCGGTATTACTGGAGGGCTTTGTATGGTGACTTCATTAGCTTCACCAGCCGTTCATGGTGGGATCTTTGTTATTCCAATGACATCTAATCCATTATTATTTATTGGATTATGGTTACTTGGAAGTTGTATTACAGGTGTTATCTATGCTTTATGGAAGAAACCATTGGCAGTAGAAGTGAAATAA
- a CDS encoding GNAT family N-acetyltransferase codes for MKATIETKRLVLRNFQLSDAKSMFDSYCHSERITRYLTWYPHGNVEATKEFITTIQLPHIEMDNALDLAITLKGEDQVIGSIGTVNDFLQDDYAEIGYVIGEKYWNQGYMSEAFEAVIAFLFTHTPVTRIKAIHHLENQASGRVMQKCGMKYTGEVFVKQKIDKEDLVKCACYTLEKADWLKQNA; via the coding sequence ATGAAAGCAACGATTGAAACAAAACGTTTGGTACTGAGAAATTTTCAATTATCAGATGCTAAGAGTATGTTTGATTCTTATTGCCATAGTGAAAGGATTACACGTTATTTAACTTGGTATCCTCATGGAAATGTAGAAGCAACAAAAGAATTTATTACGACTATCCAATTGCCTCACATTGAAATGGATAATGCTCTTGATTTAGCAATCACTTTAAAAGGTGAAGATCAAGTGATTGGGAGTATTGGTACAGTCAATGATTTTTTGCAAGACGATTATGCTGAGATTGGATATGTGATTGGGGAAAAATATTGGAATCAAGGATATATGAGTGAGGCGTTTGAAGCAGTGATTGCATTTTTATTTACACACACACCTGTCACAAGAATAAAAGCTATTCATCATCTAGAAAATCAGGCATCAGGAAGAGTTATGCAAAAGTGTGGAATGAAATATACAGGTGAGGTTTTTGTAAAACAGAAAATCGATAAAGAAGATCTGGTCAAATGTGCATGTTATACTCTTGAAAAAGCAGATTGGTTAAAACAAAATGCATAA
- a CDS encoding radical SAM protein, translating to MERYSHITNKTKREIVLLKARPCLWSKCTFCDYIEDNSTCTKEMIDINNQVLDLITGEYGVLEVIDSASIFELPKDTLLKIKEIIDKKHIHTLFIESHWIYHKRIQEIRDFFGIKTIVKIGVETFDDEFRNGYLNKNATFQSIQELKQYFDSPCLMVGIQGQTKEMIIKDMDILTHFFEHGTISIYRNNSTSVKRDDALINWFMHKYHYLIEDTGYDFLYDPTDFGVGN from the coding sequence ATGGAAAGATACAGCCACATTACAAACAAAACAAAAAGAGAAATCGTTCTCTTAAAAGCAAGACCATGTCTTTGGTCAAAATGTACATTTTGTGATTATATTGAAGATAACTCAACCTGTACAAAAGAAATGATTGATATCAACAATCAAGTCCTGGATTTAATAACAGGTGAATATGGTGTTTTAGAAGTTATTGATTCAGCAAGTATTTTTGAATTACCTAAAGATACATTATTAAAAATCAAAGAAATTATTGATAAGAAACATATTCATACTTTATTCATTGAAAGTCATTGGATTTATCATAAACGCATTCAGGAAATAAGAGATTTTTTTGGAATCAAAACAATTGTTAAAATTGGGGTTGAAACTTTTGATGATGAATTTAGAAATGGTTATTTAAATAAAAATGCAACATTTCAATCAATTCAGGAATTAAAGCAATACTTTGATTCACCATGTTTAATGGTCGGTATTCAAGGACAAACCAAAGAAATGATTATAAAAGATATGGATATACTGACACACTTTTTTGAACATGGAACAATTAGTATTTATCGTAACAATTCTACATCTGTCAAAAGAGATGATGCATTGATTAACTGGTTTATGCATAAATATCATTATCTTATTGAAGATACAGGTTATGATTTTCTATATGATCCAACTGATTTTGGTGTAGGTAACTAA
- a CDS encoding GNAT family N-acetyltransferase, which translates to MHKLDYINDIDMLEPMRLNQAQILYQDEDGIIFHELRSGVCMISMTNVLKFKTLYKQLRLEQYQLFDVKQKEIVDILINDYHRTFLFACYQAVYQQQVHIPITYPPYVSIDLLTPEHSQIIKETYEHSDESAYIDELIEKKHLWGLFEKNELAGFIGIHSEGSMGLLEVLPAYQRKGYATMLESYLINYFLDQGWVAYCQVIENNQASLQLQKKLGLTISQNVSFWMF; encoded by the coding sequence ATGCATAAGTTAGATTATATTAATGATATAGATATGTTAGAGCCGATGAGATTAAATCAAGCTCAAATTCTTTATCAGGATGAGGATGGGATTATTTTCCATGAGTTAAGAAGTGGTGTATGTATGATTTCTATGACCAATGTTTTGAAATTTAAGACACTTTATAAGCAATTGAGGTTGGAGCAGTATCAACTATTTGATGTGAAACAAAAGGAAATTGTTGATATTTTGATAAATGATTATCATCGGACATTTCTCTTTGCATGTTATCAAGCTGTTTATCAACAACAAGTTCATATACCTATCACATATCCACCTTATGTATCTATTGATTTATTAACGCCTGAACATTCGCAGATTATAAAGGAAACTTATGAGCATAGCGATGAATCAGCATATATTGATGAACTTATAGAAAAGAAGCATTTATGGGGACTCTTTGAAAAGAATGAGTTAGCAGGTTTTATTGGTATTCATAGTGAAGGAAGTATGGGGCTGTTAGAAGTGCTTCCAGCCTATCAAAGAAAAGGCTATGCAACAATGTTAGAAAGTTATCTTATCAATTATTTTTTAGATCAGGGATGGGTTGCTTATTGTCAAGTTATTGAAAATAATCAAGCTTCTTTACAACTACAAAAGAAGCTTGGATTGACAATATCTCAAAATGTTTCTTTTTGGATGTTTTAA
- a CDS encoding MFS transporter, giving the protein MSQKRWGYLICAVIILLFMGIGYAFSLFVVPIENDLGLTRSQTSLAFTLCFICFSIGSFTGGFLVRKIAPQLIMRIIAFVIGTGFLTTTFASQAWHLYISYSIFCGISIGMIYNVCVSVIPLYFQDKLGLTTGVLLMGYAMSTTAFGQLCEYGVKMISWKGVFAVLGISSFLILLLGSFILHYPTPDEKMQLPQVELTIEKISYQPQQVLKTKTFYIFVLFYILIGGIGMSLINHMAPTFQEDLQVTATTTATLVSLVSLFNGLGRVFWGLIFDKKGTSFILKVLGILVSLSLLLMVSALWIHHVVLFAAGAACVLFCYGGSSSLAPIVMRYLYGNEYFSINFSITNIGTLILSTFPTFIGTIQIMTHHYFIAYILLMLCGVVTILLSFLYHPIASKELSRY; this is encoded by the coding sequence ATGAGTCAAAAAAGATGGGGTTATTTAATTTGTGCAGTTATTATATTATTGTTTATGGGAATTGGGTATGCATTTTCTTTATTTGTTGTGCCAATTGAAAATGATTTAGGATTAACACGTTCTCAAACATCTTTGGCATTTACTCTATGTTTTATTTGTTTTTCAATAGGCAGTTTTACAGGTGGCTTTTTAGTCAGGAAAATAGCACCACAACTGATTATGAGAATCATTGCATTTGTCATTGGAACTGGATTTCTCACAACAACTTTTGCAAGTCAGGCATGGCATCTGTATATCAGTTATAGCATCTTTTGTGGAATTTCTATAGGAATGATTTATAATGTGTGTGTGAGCGTAATACCATTGTATTTTCAAGATAAATTAGGATTAACAACAGGAGTTTTGTTGATGGGCTATGCAATGAGTACAACTGCATTTGGTCAACTTTGTGAATATGGAGTGAAAATGATTTCATGGAAAGGGGTCTTTGCGGTTTTAGGAATATCCTCATTTCTTATCTTGCTGTTAGGGAGTTTTATTTTGCATTATCCAACACCTGATGAAAAAATGCAATTACCACAAGTAGAATTAACGATTGAGAAAATAAGTTATCAGCCACAACAAGTTTTGAAAACGAAGACATTTTATATTTTTGTGCTCTTTTATATATTAATAGGTGGAATTGGTATGTCTTTAATTAATCATATGGCTCCAACATTTCAGGAAGATTTGCAAGTCACAGCAACCACAACAGCGACATTGGTTAGCCTTGTATCCTTATTCAATGGGTTAGGAAGAGTCTTTTGGGGATTGATTTTTGATAAGAAAGGAACTTCTTTTATCTTAAAGGTGTTAGGTATTTTGGTGTCATTATCTTTATTATTAATGGTTTCTGCTCTTTGGATTCATCATGTTGTTCTGTTTGCAGCTGGGGCGGCTTGTGTATTGTTTTGTTATGGTGGAAGTTCAAGTTTAGCACCAATTGTCATGAGATATTTGTATGGAAATGAGTATTTTTCTATTAACTTTTCTATTACAAATATTGGGACATTGATTTTATCAACTTTTCCCACATTTATTGGAACAATTCAAATCATGACACATCATTATTTTATAGCGTATATTTTATTGATGTTATGTGGTGTCGTTACAATTTTATTGTCTTTTCTTTATCATCCTATCGCATCAAAAGAACTTTCAAGGTATTGA
- a CDS encoding homoserine dehydrogenase has protein sequence MKIGVIGLGTVGFGVVEILTEQKARLEKQIGEEVTIKYGCSLDEVTLPDGIIYTQDFHEVINDDEVDVIVELIGGTTIAKTIILEALKKGKHVVTANKALIAHDGQEIFETASQHNAKIYYEASVGGGIPVVVPAKEDLIANEIEKIEGILNGTTNFILTLMETDNLDFDEALTIADGLGFVEADASLDLDGIDAAHKIQILAMNAFEIFFDFNKIQATGIRNVTKKDMDYAKKLGYRIKLIAQAKKLQDGYGIDVSPTLIGIKDIVANVNQAYNVVEITCNYLENVIFYGKGAGRYVTASAVVSDIMKTHKQDMWKHEYQYIENVYPITESKYYVRCDHPLDIDYETYFSQDKDHIYITNKIELADLENQLQGETYNLFKVRG, from the coding sequence ATGAAAATAGGTGTTATTGGTCTTGGAACAGTTGGATTTGGAGTTGTTGAAATCTTAACTGAGCAAAAAGCAAGATTAGAGAAACAAATTGGTGAAGAAGTCACAATTAAATATGGATGTTCTTTAGATGAAGTCACTTTACCAGATGGAATTATTTATACTCAAGATTTTCATGAAGTCATTAATGATGATGAAGTTGATGTGATTGTTGAATTAATTGGTGGAACAACAATTGCTAAAACAATTATTTTAGAGGCTTTAAAGAAAGGGAAACATGTTGTTACTGCCAATAAAGCATTGATTGCTCATGATGGTCAGGAAATCTTTGAAACTGCTTCACAGCATAATGCAAAGATTTATTATGAAGCATCTGTTGGTGGAGGAATTCCTGTAGTTGTACCAGCTAAAGAAGATTTAATTGCCAATGAAATTGAAAAAATTGAAGGGATCTTAAATGGAACAACAAATTTTATCTTAACATTAATGGAAACAGATAATCTTGATTTTGATGAAGCATTAACGATTGCTGATGGTTTAGGTTTTGTTGAAGCTGATGCCAGTTTAGACTTAGATGGAATAGATGCAGCACATAAAATTCAGATACTTGCGATGAATGCTTTTGAAATATTCTTTGATTTCAATAAAATTCAGGCAACTGGTATTAGAAATGTAACAAAAAAGGATATGGATTATGCCAAAAAACTTGGTTATCGTATTAAATTAATTGCTCAGGCAAAAAAATTACAAGATGGTTATGGAATTGATGTTTCTCCTACTTTAATTGGTATAAAAGACATTGTTGCAAATGTGAATCAGGCATATAATGTAGTAGAGATAACATGTAACTATTTAGAAAATGTTATTTTCTATGGTAAAGGAGCAGGTCGTTATGTAACTGCTAGTGCCGTTGTTAGTGATATTATGAAAACACATAAACAAGATATGTGGAAACATGAATACCAATATATTGAAAATGTTTATCCAATAACTGAATCTAAATATTATGTAAGATGTGATCATCCTTTAGATATTGACTATGAAACTTATTTCTCTCAAGATAAAGACCATATCTATATTACAAACAAGATTGAACTTGCTGATTTAGAAAATCAATTACAGGGTGAAACATATAACTTATTTAAAGTGAGGGGTTAA
- a CDS encoding BglG family transcription antiterminator: MLLPREKKILEFLYTGQKEYTAVQLANLLQVSSRTIKADIKRIKDELEPTGCILNTKTGKGIWLEYTPDGKKYLDNLLLKDENASSFLPETRKYYIALELLRANDYISMESISEKLFVSKGTIMNDVNKLLTFFENFDLKLEKSVKYGMILKGTELKCRIAEAYVLRKIVVYRGDQVLEKLQPFFEHVSLKTIGLLLQNTEQKYDLVIADNSYIHFILQVAIMIEHLYQGKKCDGIQEMNYTQGLEWQMSQYIIEGLKNIFQIDIPHGDELYVYMNVVGLKYQNKRIYQDRNVESIRAISPQTYDGIVEIIREVDALYGEDLSTDEEFMISLFIHLNALFIRLMNSIYIENPLKKTIKSDLPYEYEIATYISRLLTREHYCLLKEDDICDLALYVGASLKRKKAYTIRKNPTVVIVCGSGMSTSQFIEAKIHLSFPHVIIKDIVPLFKAQELHKDDQDFVISTVPLSLEGMDVLVVSPMLNKDDMHHLSDMFQSTMNQKTLEISQYGKLTSKIKENICFFQCDCRSKEEVMTLMGTRLMNQKYVDEGFIESVLKRENLAPTSIGDGFAIPHSFRGHILKPGIGFMTLKKPILWGEEKVQIILMIALDPDDKDSFRVIFGQLAELTKDTEKIQKILDAKNYKEFSQVLK; this comes from the coding sequence GTGTTATTACCGCGTGAAAAAAAGATTCTTGAATTTCTTTATACTGGGCAAAAAGAATATACAGCAGTCCAGCTTGCTAATCTCTTACAAGTCAGTTCACGAACAATTAAAGCAGATATCAAAAGAATTAAAGATGAATTAGAACCAACTGGTTGTATTCTTAATACAAAGACAGGGAAGGGTATTTGGCTAGAATATACACCTGATGGAAAGAAATATTTAGATAATCTTTTGTTAAAAGATGAAAATGCATCTTCTTTCTTGCCTGAGACTAGAAAATATTATATTGCTTTAGAATTATTACGAGCAAATGATTATATATCTATGGAAAGTATTTCTGAAAAATTATTTGTGAGTAAAGGAACGATAATGAATGATGTCAATAAACTCTTAACATTTTTTGAAAATTTTGACCTGAAATTAGAAAAATCAGTCAAGTATGGAATGATTTTAAAAGGTACAGAATTGAAATGTCGGATTGCGGAAGCATATGTTTTAAGAAAAATCGTTGTTTATAGAGGTGATCAGGTATTAGAAAAACTTCAACCTTTTTTTGAACATGTATCTTTAAAAACAATAGGACTTTTACTACAAAATACTGAACAGAAATATGATTTGGTTATTGCTGATAATTCATATATTCATTTTATTCTGCAAGTCGCAATTATGATTGAACATCTTTATCAAGGGAAAAAATGTGATGGGATTCAAGAAATGAATTATACTCAGGGGTTAGAGTGGCAAATGAGTCAATATATTATAGAAGGGTTAAAAAATATATTTCAAATTGATATTCCACATGGTGATGAACTTTATGTTTATATGAATGTTGTCGGTTTAAAGTATCAAAACAAACGCATCTATCAAGATAGAAATGTTGAAAGTATTCGAGCCATTTCACCTCAAACATATGATGGAATTGTAGAAATTATACGTGAGGTTGATGCTTTATATGGAGAGGATTTAAGCACTGATGAAGAATTTATGATATCACTCTTTATACATTTAAATGCTTTATTCATTCGTTTAATGAATTCGATATATATTGAAAATCCATTAAAAAAGACAATTAAAAGTGATTTGCCATATGAGTATGAAATCGCAACATATATATCAAGACTATTAACACGTGAGCATTACTGTTTGTTAAAGGAAGATGATATTTGTGATTTGGCTTTATATGTAGGGGCTTCTTTAAAACGAAAAAAAGCTTACACAATTAGAAAGAATCCAACAGTTGTGATTGTGTGTGGAAGTGGAATGTCTACATCTCAGTTTATTGAAGCAAAGATTCATTTGTCTTTTCCACATGTCATTATCAAAGATATTGTTCCTCTTTTTAAAGCTCAGGAATTGCACAAGGATGATCAGGATTTTGTTATTTCTACTGTCCCTTTGTCATTAGAAGGAATGGATGTTTTGGTTGTTTCACCAATGCTGAATAAAGATGATATGCATCATTTATCAGATATGTTCCAATCAACCATGAATCAAAAAACTTTAGAAATAAGTCAATATGGAAAACTGACTTCTAAAATTAAAGAAAATATTTGTTTTTTTCAATGTGATTGTCGCAGTAAAGAAGAAGTCATGACATTGATGGGAACCAGACTGATGAATCAAAAATATGTTGATGAAGGTTTTATTGAATCTGTTTTAAAAAGAGAAAATCTTGCCCCTACATCTATTGGGGATGGATTTGCGATTCCTCATTCGTTTAGAGGACATATATTGAAACCAGGTATTGGTTTTATGACTTTGAAGAAACCGATTCTTTGGGGTGAAGAAAAGGTTCAAATCATTTTAATGATTGCTTTAGATCCAGATGATAAAGATTCATTTAGAGTTATTTTTGGTCAATTAGCAGAACTTACAAAGGATACAGAAAAGATTCAAAAAATATTAGATGCAAAAAATTATAAGGAATTTAGTCAAGTTTTAAAATAG
- a CDS encoding PTS fructose transporter subunit IIB, whose amino-acid sequence MYIVCVTACPVGIAHTYMAAANLEKAVKAAGHEVKVETQGAQGLENEITSEDLARCDAAIIASDIRIKNHERFDDVPTMTVAVQEAVKDADGIVKELLEALE is encoded by the coding sequence ATGTACATTGTTTGTGTAACAGCTTGTCCAGTTGGAATTGCTCATACTTATATGGCAGCTGCCAATCTTGAAAAAGCAGTCAAAGCTGCTGGGCATGAAGTGAAAGTCGAAACGCAAGGTGCGCAAGGCTTAGAAAATGAAATTACAAGTGAGGATCTTGCAAGATGTGATGCTGCCATTATTGCAAGTGATATCAGAATTAAAAATCATGAACGTTTTGATGATGTTCCGACTATGACAGTTGCTGTTCAAGAAGCTGTGAAAGATGCTGATGGAATTGTCAAAGAATTACTGGAGGCGTTAGAGTAG
- a CDS encoding HAD-IIB family hydrolase, with the protein MKLLASDFDNTLWFDDHMKDKDVTAIKEFQQQGNYFGVCTGRCLHGIIAPSQPYALEHDFYILLSGGLILNKDREVIFEKQIPLSLVKEIYQFLNKKDMTIVYQDVMYKVYKTKKHDFHGVYLDSIDELNTKTVSAFSFHYAYDELDKAKVATELIHQKYGDVIEAYQNNQHIDLVAKGCSKGNGIKIIQDYFQLDIKDIYGIGDSWNDLPMLDVIENGYSFTYAPSQVQKHAKTIVETLADCIKDIESQ; encoded by the coding sequence ATGAAATTATTAGCAAGTGATTTTGATAATACATTATGGTTTGATGATCATATGAAAGATAAAGATGTGACAGCAATCAAAGAATTTCAACAGCAAGGAAATTACTTTGGTGTTTGTACAGGAAGGTGTTTACATGGCATTATTGCTCCTAGCCAACCATATGCACTCGAACATGATTTTTATATTCTCTTAAGTGGTGGTCTTATATTAAATAAGGATAGAGAAGTGATTTTTGAAAAACAAATTCCTTTATCACTCGTAAAGGAAATTTATCAATTTCTCAACAAAAAAGATATGACAATTGTCTATCAGGATGTCATGTATAAAGTTTATAAAACAAAAAAGCATGATTTTCATGGTGTTTATCTTGATTCCATAGATGAACTCAACACCAAAACAGTCAGTGCATTTTCATTTCATTATGCATATGATGAATTAGACAAAGCTAAAGTTGCTACAGAATTGATTCATCAAAAATATGGAGATGTTATTGAAGCTTATCAAAATAATCAACATATAGATTTAGTTGCGAAAGGATGTTCTAAAGGAAATGGCATAAAGATTATTCAAGATTATTTTCAATTGGATATCAAAGATATTTATGGAATTGGAGATTCATGGAATGATTTACCAATGTTAGATGTCATTGAAAATGGTTATTCATTTACATATGCCCCTTCTCAAGTCCAAAAACATGCCAAAACAATTGTTGAAACACTTGCTGATTGTATAAAAGACATTGAGAGTCAATAG